A genomic window from Silene latifolia isolate original U9 population chromosome Y, ASM4854445v1, whole genome shotgun sequence includes:
- the LOC141629267 gene encoding uncharacterized protein LOC141629267: MRKPELSGRMAKWFVHLSGYDLKFEPCKTIKSQALADLVSDFCPTLQTQAEQDILKLEEDKGEQVWELHAINNEAEYEALILGLRLALDLKIKYLKVCSDSKLIVNHVNDSYEARDSRMMAYLDVAKELTLVFAMFNIKQIPRDQNADEDALETMGATFKAGTISTIPIVHVLEQAILKPK, translated from the exons ATGAGAAAACCAGAATTGTCAGGAAGGATGGCTAAATGGTTCGTGCACCTAAGTGGTTACGACTTGAAATTTGAACCTTGTAAAACAATAAAGTCTCAGGCTCTGGCAGATTTAGTGTCTGATTTCTGCCCGACTCTCCAAACTCAGGCAGAACAAGACATCCTGAAGCTAGAGGAAGATAAAGGAGAACAAGTGTGGGAGCTGCAT gccatAAACAACGAggcagaatacgaagccttgaTCCTGGGTCTGAGGCTGGCTCTGGATCTGAAAATCAAATACCTCAAGGTTTGCAGTGATTCCAAACTAATAGTTAACCATGTGAATGACTCCTATGAAGCCAGGGACTCGAGGATGATGGCATACCTAGACGTAGCAAAAGAGTTAACCCTCGTATTTGCTATGTTCAACATTAAGCAAATTCCCAGAGACCAGAATGCTGATGAAGACGCTCTAGAAACcatgggggcaacattcaaagcAGGAACCATCTCCACaataccaattgtccacgtgcTGGAACAAGCAATACTGAAACCCAAATAG